A single window of Athene noctua chromosome 1, bAthNoc1.hap1.1, whole genome shotgun sequence DNA harbors:
- the SMPX gene encoding small muscular protein: MSKQPASHVKAIQANINIPMGAFRPGAGHPHKRKELTPEEVEESVPALPEEEKDKKHLPGAKKLPGPAVNLSEIQNIKSELKFVPKAEQ, from the exons atgtcaaaacagcCAGCGTCACATGTCAAAGCCATTCAG GCTAATATTAACATTCCAATGGGAGCGTTTCGACCTGGTGCAGGCCACCCGCATAAAAGAAAAGAACTTACACCTGAAGAAGTGGAGGAG AGTGTTCCTGCTTTGCcagaggaggagaaagacaaGAAACATCTCCCAGGAGCTAAGAAACTTCCAGGTCCTGCTGTCAACTTGTCAGAGATTCAAAACATAAAGAGCGAGCTGAAATTTGTCCCCAAAGCTGAACAGTAG